Proteins from a genomic interval of Neodiprion lecontei isolate iyNeoLeco1 chromosome 2, iyNeoLeco1.1, whole genome shotgun sequence:
- the LOC107225600 gene encoding uncharacterized protein LOC107225600, with product MVRTISCTFLGFSVRRLSCQKPIKSNVETGLVFNPKYVITSPKYPSIYPSSQDCVYVLKGSQFAKCEQEFHLQFLDFQLEASTGCVEDYLKIGNGTVYCGNSIGTRKFRGQDNSLKIIFHSGNGTRAKGFRILVTALPCGDSQLSPLTKVSSTTKAAIVDNSAKTSYPVYRPEIEFDEEDEASKDVGRGDQPSPRIHTTTYPTKASSTPSNLPNGVKRPSEHLELPEFEQHDFCDKNCGHVQEADVSFSSSKPPSITSYLYLPPASIARPLKVTGANTSPNLSSETIPGGIAIRNFEETTTRPSQLAVETTEPSRDFLVHPQKIPLPFTRLGVKPEKRTQSSLSSQSPSQTYETFNRWLTYGVPDSLSPVNPSVPTTSFDPFANNNNNNNNDPGISYNPNLGTNCGDGRSPSFGTGNGNFVPPGSIGFGNNPGVNCIPTTTNCGGNSIPNFGTGNGNFVPTGSNGFGNIPSYYPSNGGNGRPSFYPVTHYPAPSYPGTNVQPYHPSGTNFGNDNGYPDAGNEFDFSFGVNNNNNGNYPSKTPTNGYYYPNGNGNGNGNPFYGTDDTTYFNNGLSECCGSVYSSSNFLLANPGFPSLIYSSNSYECQYTIQRASQSTCQLRMYFKFFNFGSEDQFCAYGYVEVDGRRLCGCKTGLNVTTSFDNIATKVITVKYLGYPKVKFNGFVIEVTQESCLTNYLRTGSGSAGQEFLLNTNQPVFATNYQRNYKRSASLDGEAERSSDPEKDVEELREKRDLGHTFERTNSAALTTSQNLFFGSCQVFKFLNWVKAAKQVYLRSAQCSSGSTNTGTLSTISVIPIFPDNVNSAILNFPSSANCETVNVVEGIVSSSYYPNSYSNNLNQCYRFFKAPGYCQLELAILDFDLENSTLCRKDYVTFSGQKKRYCGTSLTGSRTIFDLTQSSFADLYFVTDSSGTGRGFRAGFTQISC from the exons ATGGTTCGCACGATCAGTTGTACTTTCCTTGGCTTCTCGGTCAGGCGACTGTCCTGTCAAAAACCGATCAAGAGTAACGTTGAAACGGGACTAGTGTTCAATCCGAAG TACGTCATCACCAGCCCAAAATATCCGAGCATCTACCCCAGCAGTCAGGACTGTGTCTACGTTTTGAAGGGTAGTCAGTTCGCCAAGTGCGAACAGGAATTTCACCTCCagtttctcgacttccagctTGAGGCTTCTACAGGGTGCGTTGAGGATTACCTCAAAATCGGGAACGGAACTGTCTACTGTGGCAACAGCATCGGGACTCGGAAATTCCGGGGCCAGGACAACAGTCTGAAGATCATTTTCCATTCGGGAAACGGAACGAGGGCCAAAGGGTTCAGGATTTTGGTTACAGCCTTACCCTGTGGTGACTCTCAGCTAAGCCCACTGACCAAAGTATCGTCGACCACGAAGGCCGCAATCGTTGACAACAGTGCGAAGACTTCATACCCGGTATATCGCCCGGAGATCGAGTTCGACGAAGAAGACGAGGCTTCGAAGGATGTGGGGAGAGGGGACCAGCCCTCGCCACGCATTCACACAACCACGTATCCGACGAAAGCCTCTTCAACGCCATCCAACTTGCCCAACGGGGTGAAGAGACCGTCGGAACACCTTGAGCTTCCGGAATTTGAACAGCATGATTTCTGCGACAAAAACTGCGGCCATGTCCAAGAGGCAGATGTCAGTTTCTCGAGTTCGAAACCCCCCAGTATCACGTCTTACCTCTACTTACCGCCAGCCAGCATCGCCAGGCCACTCAAAGTCACAGGAGCAAATACTTCGCCGAACCTTTCGTCGGAAACAATTCCCGGTGGAATAGCGATCAGGAATTTCGAGGAGACAACCACTCGACCCTCTCAATTGGCCGTCGAGACCACGGAACCTTCGAGGGATTTCCTCGTTCATCCTCAGAAAATTCCACTTCCGTTTACCAGGCTTGGAGTCAAGCCCGAAAAGCGGACTCAGTCCTCGCTGAGTAGTCAGAGTCCATCTCAGACTTACGAAACGTTCAACAGATGGCTGACGTACGGGGTTCCCGATTCACTGTCCCCCGTGAATCCCTCGGTTCCGACGACCAGCTTCGACCCCTTTgcaaacaacaacaacaacaacaataatgatcCAGGGATCAGCTACAATCCTAATCTAGGTACAAATTGCGGGGATGGTCGTAGTCCGAGTTTTGGAACGGGAAATGGAAACTTCGTTCCACCAGGGTCGATCGGGTTCGGTAACAACCCGGGGGTCAACTGCATTCCTACGACTACGAATTGCGGAGGAAATTCTATCCCGAATTTCGGAACGGGGAACGGGAACTTCGTACCGACAGGATCCAACGGGTTTGGAAATATTCCCAGCTATTACCCGAGTAACGGCGGGAACGGAAGACCAAGTTTTTACCCTGTCACGCATTATCCGGCCCCTTCTTACCCGGGGACAAACGTCCAACCCTATCACCCGTCAGGCACGAATTTCGGAAACGACAACGGATATCCGGACGCAGGAAATGAGTTTGACTTTAGCTTCGGAgttaataacaacaacaacggtAATTATCCAAGCAAGACTCCTACGAACGGTTATTACTATCCGAATGGAAATGGGAACGGAAACGGCAACCCGTTTTACGGAACCGACGACACGACCTACTTCAACAACGGTTTGTCTGAGTGCTGCGGCTCGGTGTACTCATCGAGCAATTTCCTCCTGGCAAATCCCGGATTCCCGAGTTTGATATACTCCTCTAACAGTTACGAGTGTCAGTACACGATTCAGCGAGCCTCGCAGAGCACTTGCCAGCTTCGGATGTACTTCAAGTTCTTCAACTTTGGCTCCGAAGACCAATTCTGCGCTTACGGATACGTTGAAGTCGACGGTCGCAGACTCTGCGGGTGCAAGACTGGCCTCAACGTCACTACCTCCTTCGACAACATCGCCACGAAAGTGATCACCGTCAAGTATCTTGGTTATCCGAAGGTCAAGTTCAACGGGTTCGTAATCGAAGTCACCCAGGAGTCCTGCTTGACCAATTACCTTAGAACGGGAAGCGGTTCCGCCGGTCAGGAATTTCTCCTTAACACGAACCAGCCAGTCTTCGCAACAAATTACCAAAGGAACTACAAGCGGAGCGCAAGCCTCGACGGCGAAGCTGAACGATCCTCGGACCCTGAAAAGGATGTCGAAGAGTTACGGGAAAAACGTGACCTGGGTCACACCTTCGAGAGAACCAATTCCGCGGCCTTGACGACCAGTCAAAATCTGTTTTTCGGGTCTTGCCAAGTGTTCAAGTTCCTGAACTGGGTCAAGGCTGCGAAGCAGGTATACTTGAGGAGCGCACAGTGCTCGAGCGGATCTACCAACACCGGAACCTTGTCGACGATATCGGTAATACCGATTTTTCCGGATAACGTAAACTCCGCCATCCTCAATTTCCCATCCTCGGCGAACTGCGAGACGGTGAACGTCGTCGAGGGGATCGTATCCTCGTCGTATTACCCGAACAGCTACTCAAACAATCTCAATCAGTGTTACAG GTTCTTTAAGGCACCTGGCTACTGCCAGCTGGAATTAGCGATCCTGGATTTCGATCTGGAAAACAGCACGTTGTGCAGAAAGGACTACGTGACGTTCAGCGGTCAGAAAAAGCGATACTGTGGAACGTCGCTGACAGGAAGTCGAA CGATCTTTGACTTGACGCAATCCAGCTTTGCAGACTTGTATTTTGTGACCGATTCTTCAGGGACTGGGAGAGGATTTCGGGCTGGGTTTACGCAAATATCCTGCTGA